From the genome of Fusobacterium varium, one region includes:
- a CDS encoding xanthine dehydrogenase accessory protein XdhC → MEDKILSEIYKKISQGKKAALVMVTEAVGSTPRKSGAMMGVFEDEIIGTIGGGNIEYKVIQNAREFMKTGESREFSYNLTTDDELRMNCGGSMKGFIKIFIPSPKLLICGAGHIGQKLFNIGKNLEFDIKIIDDREELKKDVPELTLGSFDEILKNEEITDNTYIVIATRGHVLDEKVLELVKNRGAKYIGIIGSKRKITNLKENLEKILKSEIIYTHL, encoded by the coding sequence ATGGAGGATAAAATATTAAGTGAGATATATAAAAAAATATCTCAGGGAAAAAAAGCTGCATTAGTAATGGTAACAGAAGCTGTTGGTTCTACTCCACGTAAGTCAGGGGCAATGATGGGAGTCTTTGAAGATGAGATTATAGGAACCATAGGTGGAGGAAATATAGAATATAAAGTTATTCAAAATGCAAGAGAATTTATGAAAACAGGAGAAAGCAGAGAGTTTTCATATAATCTTACAACTGATGATGAACTTCGTATGAACTGTGGAGGAAGTATGAAAGGATTTATAAAAATTTTTATTCCTTCTCCCAAGCTTTTAATATGTGGTGCAGGACATATTGGACAGAAGCTTTTTAATATAGGGAAAAACCTTGAGTTCGATATAAAAATAATAGATGATAGAGAAGAATTAAAAAAAGATGTACCTGAACTTACTTTAGGGAGCTTTGATGAGATACTTAAAAACGAGGAAATAACTGATAATACCTATATAGTCATAGCAACAAGAGGACATGTACTTGATGAAAAAGTTCTTGAGCTAGTAAAAAATAGAGGTGCTAAATATATAGGAATAATAGGAAGCAAAAGAAAAATAACAAATTTAAAAGAAAATCTTGAAAAAATTCTAAAATCAGAGATAATATATACGCACCTATAG
- the yabJ_2 gene encoding Enamine/imine deaminase gives MKKIIHTEKAPAALGPYSQAIEVNGTLYVSGQIPFVPETMTLVSDCVKAQTKQSLENIKAILEAAGYTFKDVVRAGVFIKDMNDFAAVNEVYAEYLGDVKPARACVEVARLPKDVKVEIEVIAVK, from the coding sequence ATGAAAAAAATAATTCACACTGAAAAAGCACCTGCTGCTTTAGGACCATATTCACAAGCTATTGAAGTAAATGGAACTCTTTATGTATCTGGACAAATTCCATTTGTTCCAGAAACAATGACTTTAGTTTCTGACTGTGTAAAAGCTCAGACTAAACAATCTCTAGAAAATATAAAAGCTATTCTTGAAGCTGCTGGATATACTTTTAAAGATGTAGTAAGAGCTGGAGTTTTCATAAAAGATATGAACGATTTCGCAGCTGTAAATGAAGTTTATGCTGAATATCTAGGAGATGTAAAACCTGCAAGAGCATGTGTTGAAGTTGCTAGACTTCCAAAAGATGTAAAAGTTGAAATAGAAGTTATTGCTGTAAAATAG
- the yfcA_1 gene encoding Sulfite exporter TauE/SafE — protein MLRELLSSEFIILACLCFIGAFIDSVAGGGGLITLPAYLASGLPPHIALGTNKLSSFFSGVGSSINYARSGKINWKLMKKLAPFSLAGAFIGVKIIIGTKPQYINYIVFIALVIVLFYTMANKKMGHESTFTGLTKSNITKGMIMAFVIGFYNGFLGPGTGSFLVFFLMKIFGYDFVEANGDSKILNLVGNLTSLLVFGISGKVYFLYGIPISIVMILGAQCGSRCAINKGSKFIKPVFLTVTTVTVLKMLKDML, from the coding sequence ATGCTAAGAGAGCTTTTAAGTAGTGAATTTATTATTTTAGCTTGTTTATGTTTTATAGGAGCATTTATTGATTCAGTAGCAGGAGGGGGAGGATTAATAACACTGCCAGCTTATTTAGCATCAGGATTGCCACCTCATATTGCTTTAGGAACAAATAAATTGTCGAGTTTTTTTTCTGGTGTAGGAAGTAGCATAAATTATGCAAGATCAGGCAAAATAAATTGGAAGCTTATGAAAAAATTGGCTCCTTTTTCTTTAGCAGGAGCATTTATTGGTGTAAAAATTATAATAGGAACAAAACCTCAATACATTAATTATATAGTCTTTATAGCTTTGGTAATAGTACTCTTTTATACAATGGCTAATAAAAAAATGGGTCATGAGAGTACATTTACAGGATTGACTAAATCAAATATTACAAAAGGAATGATAATGGCCTTTGTGATAGGATTCTATAATGGATTTCTTGGACCTGGAACAGGATCGTTTTTAGTATTTTTTCTGATGAAAATATTTGGATATGATTTTGTGGAGGCCAATGGTGATTCTAAAATTTTAAATTTAGTTGGAAATTTAACGAGTCTTCTGGTTTTTGGAATCAGTGGAAAAGTATATTTTCTTTATGGAATACCTATTTCCATAGTAATGATTTTAGGAGCTCAGTGTGGCTCAAGATGTGCTATAAATAAAGGAAGTAAATTTATAAAACCTGTATTTCTTACTGTAACTACAGTAACTGTTTTAAAAATGTTGAAAGATATGCTTTAA
- the dhaK_1 gene encoding PTS-dependent dihydroxyacetone kinase, dihydroxyacetone-binding subunit dhaK: MKKMINKPEDIVEEMVSGMLKAYPEYLERVKDLPVIVRKNKKVGKVALVSGGGSGHEPSHAGFVGCGMLDGAVAGEVFTSPSADKVYEAIKAVNNGAGVLLIIKNYSGDVMNFEMAAEMAAMEGIEVKKIVVDDDIAVENSTYTVGRRGIAGTVLVHKMVGAAAEKGYSLEELEVLGNKVITRTKTLGMALEPCMVPTTGKLSFELADDEVEIGLGIHGEPGTHREKIQPANVHVDYILEKIFKESDLKENDEVILLVNGLGETTLMELFIINNRVAQVLEEKI, encoded by the coding sequence ATGAAAAAAATGATTAACAAGCCAGAGGACATTGTAGAGGAAATGGTTAGTGGAATGCTTAAAGCTTATCCAGAATATCTGGAAAGAGTAAAAGATTTACCAGTGATAGTGAGAAAAAATAAAAAAGTTGGAAAAGTAGCTTTAGTCAGTGGAGGAGGAAGTGGACATGAACCTTCACATGCAGGATTTGTTGGTTGTGGAATGCTTGATGGAGCAGTTGCAGGAGAAGTGTTTACATCACCTAGTGCTGATAAAGTTTATGAAGCAATAAAAGCTGTAAATAATGGGGCTGGAGTTCTTTTGATAATAAAGAATTACAGTGGAGATGTAATGAATTTTGAAATGGCAGCAGAAATGGCTGCTATGGAAGGAATAGAAGTAAAAAAAATAGTAGTAGATGATGATATCGCTGTAGAAAATAGTACATATACTGTTGGAAGAAGAGGTATAGCTGGAACAGTTTTAGTGCATAAAATGGTTGGAGCAGCAGCAGAAAAAGGATATTCTTTGGAAGAACTAGAAGTTTTAGGAAATAAAGTTATTACTAGAACAAAAACACTAGGAATGGCATTGGAACCATGTATGGTGCCAACTACTGGAAAATTGAGTTTTGAATTGGCAGATGATGAAGTAGAAATAGGACTTGGAATTCATGGAGAACCTGGAACACATAGAGAAAAAATTCAACCAGCAAATGTACATGTAGATTATATTTTAGAAAAAATATTTAAAGAATCTGATTTAAAAGAAAATGATGAAGTCATTTTATTGGTAAATGGTTTGGGAGAAACTACATTAATGGAGCTTTTTATAATTAATAATAGAGTAGCTCAAGTTTTAGAAGAAAAAATATAA
- a CDS encoding dihydroxyacetone kinase: MTSLDMGGFSITLTKLDDEMKELIKAKADTPAFKRF, from the coding sequence ATGACTTCTTTGGATATGGGTGGATTTTCAATAACTTTGACAAAACTAGATGATGAAATGAAAGAACTTATAAAAGCTAAAGCAGATACTCCAGCATTTAAAAGATTTTAG
- the dhaL_1 gene encoding PTS-dependent dihydroxyacetone kinase, ADP-binding subunit dhaL has protein sequence MELLKIIEKISEEIIKNKDYLTELDREIGDGDHGVNLARGFEKVEEEIPNMQGMKPFEVLNKMAMILISNVGGASGALYGTALMKGAAYLKTKDTINSQVMADTWNEMIKGIEMRGKAVLGEKTMLDTQIPAYEAFKLKADAGAGIKECFEFAELKGKAGMESTKNIAATKGRASYLGERSIGHLDPGSVSSYLIIKTINDELKG, from the coding sequence ATGGAATTATTAAAAATAATAGAAAAAATAAGTGAAGAGATAATAAAAAATAAAGATTATCTTACAGAATTAGATAGAGAAATAGGAGATGGAGATCATGGTGTAAATCTTGCAAGAGGTTTTGAAAAAGTGGAAGAGGAAATTCCAAATATGCAGGGTATGAAGCCTTTTGAAGTTTTAAATAAAATGGCAATGATATTAATATCCAATGTAGGAGGAGCATCAGGGGCTCTTTATGGAACTGCTCTAATGAAAGGGGCAGCTTATTTAAAAACTAAAGATACAATAAATTCACAAGTAATGGCTGATACATGGAATGAAATGATAAAGGGAATAGAAATGAGAGGGAAAGCTGTATTGGGAGAAAAAACTATGCTGGACACTCAAATCCCTGCATATGAAGCTTTTAAACTGAAAGCTGATGCTGGAGCTGGAATAAAAGAATGTTTTGAATTTGCAGAATTAAAAGGAAAAGCTGGAATGGAATCAACAAAAAACATAGCAGCTACAAAAGGAAGAGCAAGTTACCTTGGAGAAAGGAGCATAGGACATCTTGATCCAGGTTCTGTTTCATCTTACTTAATTATAAAAACTATAAATGACGAATTGAAAGGATAG